The Nitrospiraceae bacterium genome has a window encoding:
- a CDS encoding methyl-accepting chemotaxis protein, whose translation MSILKDMPIRLKLLLLVGIAALLLLLVGGIGLYNQQTVLGALQGVYHDRVVPLRDLKRIADAYAVDIVDTTHKVRNHGLSWSEGRDHVRQARESIAQTWHAYLATTLVEEERLFADRATGLMDKAEPALNRLQHIVDAQNASALDAFAVGELYQTIDPLSDLFAQLIDLQLRVAKQDYDRSEATTAQARWLAIGSIAAGVCLLILFAWSIISNLLAELGGEPAYAAACVKRIAEGDLTVEIRTQGHDQGSLLLALKTMAGNLSQVISQVRQSADALAGASEEVSATAQSLSQGSSEQASSVEESSASIEQMTASINQNSEHAKVTNRMATQASKEATDGGQAVQDTVIAMKQIASKIGIIDDIAYQTNLLALNAAIEAARAGAHGKGFAVVAAEVRKLAERSQVAAHEIGSLAGDSVGMAERAGQLLQEMVPAIQKTSDLVQEIASASSEQASSVSQINTAMTQLSQTTQQNASASEQLAATSEEMSGQAQQLRQAIAFFSTTRHRSGSASPATHTRLHQRGLNTLDRNEPAPSHNLAAA comes from the coding sequence GTGAGCATACTGAAAGACATGCCGATTCGCCTCAAACTCTTGCTGTTGGTGGGCATCGCCGCCCTGCTGTTACTCCTGGTCGGCGGGATCGGCCTGTACAATCAACAGACCGTGCTGGGAGCGCTGCAAGGGGTCTATCACGACCGTGTCGTGCCGTTACGCGACCTCAAACGAATTGCCGATGCCTATGCCGTCGATATCGTCGATACCACCCACAAGGTCCGCAATCATGGTCTGTCCTGGAGCGAGGGGCGGGACCATGTCCGGCAAGCTCGAGAATCAATCGCGCAAACATGGCACGCCTACCTCGCCACGACTTTGGTAGAAGAGGAGCGCCTGTTTGCAGATCGTGCAACCGGTCTGATGGACAAGGCCGAGCCGGCGCTGAACCGGCTTCAGCACATCGTGGACGCGCAGAATGCCTCGGCGCTGGACGCATTTGCGGTGGGAGAGCTCTACCAGACCATCGACCCGCTCTCCGACCTCTTTGCCCAACTGATTGACCTCCAATTGAGGGTCGCCAAGCAGGACTACGATCGATCGGAAGCGACAACAGCCCAGGCTCGCTGGCTCGCGATCGGGTCGATCGCTGCAGGGGTCTGCCTGCTCATTCTTTTCGCCTGGAGCATCATCTCCAACTTACTCGCAGAGCTCGGGGGAGAGCCGGCCTATGCGGCGGCTTGCGTCAAACGCATTGCGGAGGGCGATTTGACCGTCGAGATCCGGACACAGGGCCACGATCAAGGCAGCCTCCTACTGGCCTTGAAAACCATGGCCGGTAACCTGAGCCAGGTCATCTCGCAGGTTCGGCAGTCGGCCGATGCGCTGGCCGGGGCTTCCGAGGAAGTCAGCGCCACGGCACAGTCCTTGAGCCAAGGCTCCAGCGAGCAGGCCTCGAGCGTGGAAGAATCCTCCGCCTCCATCGAGCAGATGACGGCCTCCATCAACCAGAACAGCGAACATGCCAAGGTCACCAACAGGATGGCGACCCAAGCCTCCAAGGAAGCGACCGATGGGGGCCAGGCCGTTCAGGACACCGTCATCGCCATGAAGCAGATCGCCAGCAAGATCGGTATCATCGACGATATCGCCTACCAGACCAACCTTCTGGCTTTGAACGCCGCCATCGAAGCCGCGCGGGCCGGGGCCCACGGCAAGGGCTTTGCGGTCGTCGCGGCCGAAGTGCGGAAACTGGCTGAGCGTAGCCAGGTCGCGGCGCACGAGATCGGCAGCCTCGCCGGCGACAGCGTCGGCATGGCCGAACGCGCGGGCCAATTGCTTCAGGAGATGGTGCCGGCGATCCAGAAGACATCGGACCTCGTCCAGGAAATCGCCTCGGCTTCCAGCGAGCAGGCGTCGAGCGTCTCGCAAATCAACACGGCCATGACGCAGCTCAGCCAGACCACCCAACAAAACGCATCGGCCTCGGAACAATTGGCGGCAACGTCGGAGGAGATGAGCGGTCAGGCCCAACAACTCCGGCAAGCCATCGCCTTCTTCAGCACCACTCGGCATAGGTCCGGCTCCGCCTCGCCAGCTACGCATACGCGACTGCATCAAAGAGGCCTGAATACATTGGACCGAAACGAACCAGCGCCGTCGCACAACCTAGCGGCTGCATAA
- a CDS encoding chemotaxis response regulator protein-glutamate methylesterase encodes MKPINVLVVDDSATVRQVMSDLLKKDPEIRVIGAASDPIFAMEHMKKQWPDVITLDVEMPRMDGISFLRHLMSTHPTPVVLCSSLTEKATETTMQALSAGAVSIITKPKMGVKAFLEESAAQLVDAVKAAARANMKCVKTVTVPPPTVTQKLTADVILTASTSAMAATTDRIVAIGTSTGGTQALEAVLTRLPRVCPGIVIVQHMPEKFTAAFAERLNSICQIEVLEAKTGDRVIPGRALVAPGGRHMMLKRSGAQYHVEVVDGPLVNRHRPSVDVLFRSTAKFAGRNALGIIMTGMGDDGAAGLLEMRRAGARTLGQNESTCIVYGMPKEAMKRGATEREIALDAVPQEILAFG; translated from the coding sequence ATGAAACCTATCAACGTGCTAGTCGTCGACGACTCCGCCACAGTCCGGCAAGTGATGTCGGACCTACTCAAGAAGGACCCGGAAATTCGGGTGATCGGGGCGGCCTCCGACCCCATCTTCGCGATGGAACACATGAAGAAGCAGTGGCCGGACGTCATCACGCTCGATGTGGAAATGCCCCGTATGGACGGCATCTCGTTCCTCAGACATCTCATGTCGACGCACCCCACCCCTGTCGTGCTTTGTTCTTCGCTCACGGAAAAGGCTACGGAAACCACCATGCAAGCGCTATCGGCCGGCGCGGTGAGCATTATCACGAAACCCAAGATGGGCGTGAAGGCGTTTCTGGAGGAATCGGCCGCTCAGCTGGTGGATGCGGTCAAAGCCGCAGCTCGGGCGAACATGAAATGCGTGAAGACCGTCACCGTGCCGCCGCCGACCGTGACGCAGAAGTTGACCGCGGATGTGATCCTCACCGCCAGCACCAGCGCCATGGCCGCCACGACCGACCGGATCGTCGCCATCGGCACCTCGACCGGCGGCACCCAAGCACTCGAAGCCGTGCTGACCAGACTGCCGCGGGTCTGCCCCGGCATTGTCATCGTCCAGCACATGCCGGAAAAGTTCACGGCGGCGTTCGCCGAACGGTTGAACAGCATTTGCCAGATAGAAGTACTCGAAGCGAAAACCGGAGACCGCGTCATTCCCGGACGGGCCCTCGTCGCCCCAGGGGGGCGGCACATGATGCTCAAACGGAGCGGCGCGCAGTACCACGTCGAAGTCGTGGACGGCCCGCTGGTGAACCGTCACCGCCCCTCGGTGGACGTCCTCTTCCGCTCGACCGCCAAGTTCGCCGGCCGTAATGCGCTCGGCATCATCATGACCGGTATGGGCGATGACGGCGCCGCGGGCTTGTTGGAGATGCGCCGCGCGGGCGCGAGGACCTTGGGACAGAACGAGTCCACCTGCATCGTCTACGGCATGCCGAAAGAAGCGATGAAACGCGGGGCGACGGAACGGGAAATCGCGCTGGACGCCGTGCCACAGGAGATCCTGGCGTTCGGCTAG
- a CDS encoding ATP-binding cassette domain-containing protein — translation MLQLESVHKQFSTKVLLEGATAHLRPGTRVGLVGPNGVGKTTLFRMILGEDSPDKGNIRKRPRLRVGYLPQELETIVGKTVLDAVHRDIYPEHEAERILMGLGFSVADFSRPIENLSGGYRMRVALAHLLLSNPDVLMLDEPTNHLDKPTQRWFERFLLDSNLTLLVISHDTKFLDQIATHIWEIRDRTIQEFRGNYTKFQELRAARDAQVESAANRQAKEVARVQNFIDRFRYQANKARQVQSRIKQLEKVKLIERQRDSKRVRFKFPLPAASGRHVLDLKGVAKAYGEKVIYRHLDFSVERGQRIALVGENGAGKSTLLKMLAGVLPFDKGTRHVGHGATLHYFAQHQAESLNPEDTILESLAEVSATAETNFLRGIAGAFLFSGEDQKKPIKALSGGERNRVALARMLVEPANTLLLDEPTNHLDPASVDMLTDALTDFPGTIIFISHDPTFLTRVATRVVEIDDGQAKNFFGDYEYFLWKKAQEFESIKENTEELAAAAKGAGPTKAMASQTQQQKPSGGERRELTKTQARLEKQVSRAEGEIAELESKLKGREQELADPVLYQDFPRWNALHVEQEQWKRDLERMNARWESLSAELEEVRGKLAQTG, via the coding sequence ATGCTGCAACTCGAATCCGTCCATAAACAGTTCTCGACCAAGGTCTTGCTCGAAGGGGCCACGGCCCACCTCCGCCCCGGCACACGCGTGGGGCTCGTGGGACCGAACGGCGTCGGAAAAACCACGCTGTTCCGCATGATCCTAGGGGAAGACTCCCCCGATAAGGGCAACATCCGGAAACGGCCGCGGCTGCGGGTGGGGTATCTGCCCCAGGAACTCGAGACCATTGTGGGCAAGACGGTGCTGGACGCCGTCCATCGGGACATCTACCCCGAGCACGAGGCCGAACGCATTCTGATGGGCCTGGGCTTTTCGGTTGCCGATTTCTCACGCCCCATCGAGAACCTCTCGGGCGGCTATCGCATGCGCGTAGCGTTGGCGCACTTGCTGCTTTCGAATCCCGACGTGCTGATGCTCGACGAGCCGACCAACCACCTCGACAAGCCCACCCAGCGCTGGTTCGAGCGGTTCCTGCTCGACTCGAACCTCACGCTGTTGGTCATCAGCCACGACACCAAGTTTTTGGACCAGATCGCCACGCATATCTGGGAAATCCGCGACCGCACGATCCAGGAATTCCGCGGAAACTACACGAAGTTTCAGGAACTGCGCGCCGCGCGCGATGCGCAGGTCGAATCGGCGGCCAATCGGCAGGCCAAAGAGGTGGCTCGCGTCCAGAATTTCATCGACCGCTTCCGCTACCAGGCCAACAAGGCTCGGCAGGTGCAGTCGCGCATCAAACAGCTTGAGAAGGTCAAACTGATCGAGCGGCAACGAGACAGCAAACGTGTGCGCTTCAAGTTCCCCCTGCCGGCTGCCAGCGGTCGCCATGTCCTCGACTTGAAGGGCGTCGCGAAAGCCTATGGGGAAAAAGTAATTTATCGGCACCTGGACTTCTCCGTCGAGCGGGGCCAGCGGATCGCCCTGGTCGGTGAAAACGGTGCGGGTAAGAGTACGCTACTGAAGATGCTGGCCGGGGTTCTCCCTTTCGACAAGGGCACAAGACACGTCGGCCACGGCGCGACGCTCCATTACTTCGCCCAACATCAGGCGGAATCCCTGAACCCCGAGGACACGATTCTCGAATCCTTGGCGGAAGTGTCGGCGACGGCGGAGACGAACTTTCTGCGCGGCATTGCCGGCGCATTCCTCTTTTCGGGAGAAGATCAAAAAAAGCCAATCAAGGCCCTGAGCGGCGGCGAGCGGAACCGAGTGGCACTGGCCCGTATGCTGGTGGAACCGGCCAATACGCTTCTGCTCGATGAGCCCACGAACCACCTGGACCCCGCCTCCGTCGACATGCTCACGGACGCGCTCACAGATTTTCCCGGCACGATCATCTTCATTTCGCACGATCCGACCTTCCTGACACGGGTCGCGACCCGTGTGGTTGAGATCGACGACGGGCAGGCCAAGAACTTCTTCGGCGATTATGAATACTTCCTGTGGAAGAAGGCCCAGGAGTTCGAGTCGATTAAGGAAAACACCGAGGAACTTGCCGCCGCAGCCAAGGGTGCGGGACCGACCAAGGCCATGGCTTCGCAAACTCAGCAGCAGAAGCCCTCCGGCGGCGAACGCCGCGAGTTGACCAAAACCCAGGCCCGCCTGGAGAAGCAGGTCTCACGCGCCGAGGGAGAAATCGCCGAGTTGGAAAGCAAGCTCAAGGGCCGGGAACAGGAATTGGCGGACCCGGTGCTGTACCAAGATTTTCCGCGCTGGAACGCACTCCATGTGGAACAGGAGCAATGGAAGCGCGATCTCGAACGCATGAACGCGCGATGGGAATCACTGTCTGCGGAATTGGAGGAAGTCAGGGGGAAATTGGCCCAGACAGGTTAA
- a CDS encoding adenylosuccinate synthase: protein MANLVIIGTQWGDEGKGKIVDILAKDADVVVRYQGGSNAGHTVINAKDTFIFHLIPSGILYRGTLCLIGNGVVVDPGALIEEMDHLQGQGVKIAKNFAVSDRAHLILPYHKAIDKASEQSKGVRRIGTTGRGIGPAYVDKMARIGIRMGDLLNPALFKQKLEENLVDINWLLEQLHKVDCFELEKVYQQYMGYADRLKSYITDTTVIVNKAIDRGKTVLFEGAQGTHLDVDFGTYPYVTSSSSAAGGACTGTGVGPTKIDGVMGITKAYTTRVGSGPFPTELTDEVGEGLQERGKEFGATTGRARRCGWFDSVLVRHATRVNGLTSLAVTKLDVLDGCKELKVCTGYRVNGKVHRDMPSDLESLTKCEPVYERLRGWNAPTTGVTNYKQLPAEAKRYLARVEELTECRIDMISTGSKRDETIILRNPLKPGSRKRR from the coding sequence ATGGCGAATCTGGTCATCATCGGTACCCAGTGGGGTGACGAAGGAAAAGGGAAGATCGTCGACATCCTGGCGAAGGATGCGGATGTCGTGGTGCGTTATCAGGGTGGATCTAATGCGGGACACACTGTCATCAACGCCAAGGACACCTTTATTTTCCACTTGATCCCGTCCGGTATCCTCTATCGTGGCACGCTCTGCCTCATCGGCAACGGCGTGGTGGTCGACCCCGGCGCTCTCATTGAGGAAATGGATCATCTGCAGGGGCAAGGGGTGAAAATTGCCAAGAACTTCGCCGTAAGCGATCGGGCGCATCTGATCCTGCCGTATCACAAGGCGATCGATAAGGCTTCCGAACAATCCAAAGGTGTGCGTCGGATCGGCACCACCGGCCGCGGCATCGGGCCGGCCTATGTCGACAAAATGGCGCGTATCGGCATCCGCATGGGCGATTTGCTGAATCCGGCCTTGTTCAAGCAAAAACTGGAAGAGAATCTGGTCGATATCAATTGGTTGCTCGAGCAGTTGCATAAGGTCGATTGCTTCGAATTGGAGAAGGTCTATCAGCAGTATATGGGGTACGCCGATCGGTTGAAGAGCTACATCACCGATACCACCGTGATCGTGAACAAGGCTATCGACCGTGGCAAGACCGTATTGTTCGAAGGGGCGCAGGGTACGCATCTCGACGTGGATTTCGGAACGTACCCCTATGTCACGTCCTCCAGTTCTGCGGCCGGCGGCGCCTGCACCGGCACCGGAGTGGGGCCGACAAAGATCGACGGGGTCATGGGGATTACGAAGGCCTACACGACGAGAGTCGGAAGCGGGCCGTTCCCGACGGAATTGACCGACGAAGTCGGCGAAGGTTTGCAGGAGCGGGGCAAGGAGTTCGGTGCGACTACCGGCCGAGCCCGGCGCTGCGGCTGGTTCGATAGCGTCCTGGTGCGGCATGCGACGCGTGTGAACGGGTTGACCTCGCTCGCCGTGACCAAGTTGGACGTGCTCGATGGATGCAAGGAACTCAAAGTCTGCACCGGCTATCGCGTGAACGGGAAGGTCCACCGGGACATGCCGTCCGATCTGGAGTCGCTCACGAAGTGCGAACCGGTCTACGAACGCCTGCGTGGCTGGAATGCGCCGACGACGGGTGTAACGAACTACAAGCAACTGCCGGCGGAAGCGAAGCGGTACCTTGCACGCGTGGAAGAGTTGACTGAGTGCCGCATCGACATGATTTCCACCGGTTCCAAGCGGGACGAAACCATCATCCTCCGCAATCCGCTGAAGCCAGGCAGTCGAAAACGGCGGTAG
- a CDS encoding PilZ domain-containing protein, whose protein sequence is MSKPSSAESANERRKFVRATLVGSALVIPKSGTKGFTAVLDNVNKIGAGLHSKEKLPVGEKITVSLAFLDPDKVEQQEKLGATVAWVKPWEKGFLLGVVWDDLVTKETNRWLYYYLEETLKSTV, encoded by the coding sequence ATGAGTAAACCCTCCTCGGCAGAAAGTGCCAACGAGCGGCGCAAGTTCGTACGAGCGACGCTGGTAGGGTCGGCTTTGGTGATTCCCAAGAGCGGGACCAAGGGGTTCACGGCCGTCCTCGACAACGTCAACAAGATCGGCGCGGGCCTCCATTCGAAGGAAAAGTTGCCGGTCGGGGAGAAAATCACCGTCTCTCTGGCCTTTCTGGATCCGGACAAGGTCGAGCAACAGGAGAAGCTCGGCGCGACTGTGGCCTGGGTCAAGCCCTGGGAAAAGGGATTTCTACTCGGGGTAGTCTGGGACGATCTGGTGACGAAAGAGACGAACCGCTGGCTGTACTACTATCTGGAAGAGACGCTGAAGTCGACGGTTTAA
- a CDS encoding protein-glutamate O-methyltransferase CheR, giving the protein MHLVEPDSQSAEIPLSEKEFQSFRDFVYQTAGISLSPTKKALVSGRLLKRLRHYQLTSYRDYFHLMTSGEQPKELQTALDLLTTNETYFFREPQHFEYLRTSILPACKPGELVRIWSAACSSGEEPYTLAMVLADTLGTRSWELLASDISSRVLAKAQTGHYSMERAERIPQQYLKAYCLKGIGPQHGTFLIDQALRNKIQFTSINLNATLPQIGPFDVIFLRNVLIYFNMETKQQVVARLLNVLKPNGHFIVSHSETLHGVTDQLKAVRSSIYRKA; this is encoded by the coding sequence ATGCACCTCGTCGAACCCGATAGCCAATCCGCCGAGATTCCCCTCTCCGAGAAGGAATTTCAGTCGTTCCGGGATTTCGTCTATCAAACGGCCGGTATCAGTTTGTCCCCCACGAAGAAGGCGCTGGTCTCCGGTCGACTCCTCAAGCGCCTGCGCCACTACCAGCTGACGTCCTATCGCGACTATTTCCACCTGATGACGAGCGGCGAACAACCCAAAGAACTGCAAACCGCGCTCGACCTGCTCACGACCAACGAGACGTATTTTTTCCGGGAACCGCAACACTTCGAGTACCTTCGGACGTCCATCCTGCCGGCTTGCAAGCCCGGCGAACTGGTCCGCATCTGGAGCGCCGCCTGCTCGAGCGGCGAGGAGCCGTACACATTGGCCATGGTTCTTGCCGACACGCTTGGGACAAGGTCGTGGGAGCTGCTCGCATCGGACATCAGTTCGCGCGTCTTGGCCAAAGCCCAGACCGGTCATTACAGCATGGAGCGGGCTGAGCGCATTCCTCAGCAGTACTTGAAGGCCTATTGCCTGAAGGGGATCGGACCGCAGCACGGGACCTTCCTCATCGACCAGGCGCTCCGCAACAAAATCCAGTTCACCTCGATCAATCTCAACGCCACGTTGCCGCAGATCGGCCCCTTCGACGTGATCTTCCTGCGCAACGTCCTGATCTATTTCAACATGGAGACGAAGCAGCAGGTGGTCGCGCGGCTCCTGAACGTGTTGAAGCCGAACGGACACTTCATCGTCAGCCACTCGGAGACCCTGCACGGGGTGACCGATCAACTCAAGGCGGTTCGCTCATCCATTTACCGTAAGGCTTGA
- a CDS encoding fibronectin type III domain-containing protein yields MNQTGLAAGTYSAVVTVSISKEGTISIPVTLTVSPVSAALTTSSGTVATLSWAPNAEIDLAGYRLYVGTTSGVYGAPISVGNVTTYTVANLQLGRTYYFAVSAVDTAGNESQKFGELTKSIY; encoded by the coding sequence GTGAACCAAACCGGCCTGGCCGCCGGTACCTATTCCGCGGTGGTCACCGTTTCGATCAGCAAGGAAGGAACAATTTCCATTCCAGTGACGTTGACGGTCTCGCCTGTGAGCGCAGCGCTCACGACATCAAGCGGGACTGTTGCGACCCTCTCGTGGGCCCCCAACGCAGAGATTGATCTGGCCGGTTATCGGTTGTACGTCGGGACAACTTCCGGCGTCTATGGTGCGCCGATCTCCGTCGGCAATGTCACGACCTACACGGTCGCGAATCTTCAATTGGGCCGCACGTACTATTTTGCGGTCTCCGCCGTCGATACTGCCGGGAACGAGAGCCAAAAATTCGGTGAGTTGACCAAAAGCATCTATTGA